Proteins co-encoded in one Papaver somniferum cultivar HN1 chromosome 5, ASM357369v1, whole genome shotgun sequence genomic window:
- the LOC113282531 gene encoding sec14 cytosolic factor-like gives MEEKHEIAVTQMRKSVEKLGCSTENYNDLTLMRFLIARSMDIEKAAKMFTQWKKWRDDFLPSGFIPESEVPDELGSRKVYLQIPSSNAPHDHPVVIVKTNKHFSSKDQLQFKKFVVHFLEKSIASSFMEGKEKGDEKLIAILDLGNITYKNVDPRALITGFQFLQSYYPERLAKCYIISMPWFFVSVWKMISVFLEKTTLEKIVIVGNDEDERKSFINEIGEDTLPEEYGGLAKLTAIQDVTVHHLPESN, from the exons atggaggaaaaacatgaaatTGCAGTAACCCAAATGAGGAAATCAGTTGAAAAGCTTGGATGCTCAACGGAG AACTATAATGATTTGACACTTATGAGGTTCTTAATTGCAAGATCAATGGACATAGAAAAGGCTGCTAAAATGTTCACTCAGTGGAAAAAGTGGAGGGATGATTTTTTGCCATCCGGTTTCATTCCTGAGAGTGAAGTACCAGATGAATTGGGCTCTAGAAAGGTTTATTTGCAGATACCTTCTAGTAATGCACCCCATGATCATCCTGTTGTAATTGTCAAGACTAACAAACATTTCTCATCCAAAGATCAACTCCAATTCAAGA AGTTTGTAGtacattttttggaaaaatcaattGCAAG CTCTTTCATGGAGGGCAAAGAAAAAGGGGACGAGAAGCTGATTGCCATTCTAGATTTGGGAAATATTacttataaaaatgttgatcctCGTGCTTTGATTACTGGTTTTCAATTCTTGCAG AGTTACTATCCAGAGAGATTGGCCAAGTGTTATATAATAAGTATGCCCTGGTTCTTTGTTAGCGTCTGGAAGATGATTTCTGTTTTCTTAGAGAAAACGActctggagaaa ATTGTTATAGTGGGCAATGACGAAGATGAACGAAAAAGCTTCATCAACGAAATTGGAGAGGATACTTTACCTGAGGAGTACGGTGGTTTAGCCAAACTTACAGCAATTCAAGATGTTACAGTTCACCACTTGCCGGAATCAAATTAG
- the LOC113279525 gene encoding CRAL-TRIO domain-containing protein YKL091C-like gives MEKNHETAITQMRKSLEKLGISTQNYNDATLLRFLIARSIDIGKATKMFDEWTRWRDEFVPLGFIPDSEVPDELGDEKMYLQGLSAIGQHPVLMCKASKHFPSKDQLQFKKFVVHLLDKTIASFKDGKEIGNEKLISILDLEKISYKNVDARGFIIGFQFLQAYYPERLAKAYLLNMPWFFVRVWKMISYFLEKATQEKIVIVCNEEQRKDFVYQVGEDALTEDYGGRGKLVLVQDVTVDHFPIPSKK, from the exons ATGGAGAAGAACCATGAGACGGCAATAACCCAGATGAGGAAATCACTTGAAAAATTAGGAATCTCAACTCAG AATTATAATGATGCTACACTATTAAGATTCTTGATAGCAAGATCAATAGATATCGGAAAAGCAACAAAGATGTTTGATGAATGGACAAGATGGAGGGATGAATTTGTGCCATTAGGTTTCATACCCGACAGTGAAGTACCAGATGAATTGGGTGATGAAAAGATGTATTTGCAAGGTCTGTCTGCAATTGGTCAACACCCAGTCTTGATGTGCAAAGCTAGCAAACATTTTCCCTCCAAGGATCAACTTCAATTTAAAA AGTTTGTAGTGCATCTTTTAGATAAAACTATTGCCAG CTTTAAGGATGGAAAAGAAATAGGAAATGAGAAGCTGATCTCAATTTTGGACTTGGAGAAAATAAGTTACAAGAACGTCGATGCTCGTGGCTTTATTATTGGCTTTCAATTTTTACAG GCATATTATCCAGAAAGACTAGCAAAAGCATACTTGTTAAATATGCCATGGTTCTTTGTacgtgtttggaagatgatttcttACTTCTTGGAGAAAGCTACTCAAGAAAAG attgttattgtTTGCAATGAGGAACAGCGTAAAGATTTCGTTTACCAAGTTGGGGAGGATGCGCTGACAGAGGATTATGGTGGTCGAGGAAAGCTTGTACTTGTTCAAGACGTTACAGTTGATCATTTCCCAATTCCCAGCAAGAAATGA